The following are from one region of the Nitrospirota bacterium genome:
- a CDS encoding aminotransferase class I/II-fold pyridoxal phosphate-dependent enzyme has protein sequence FVVYSTIVQAAGGRSILVPLKKGRHDLETMASKITSSTKLVFIASPNNPTGTINTASEFGRFMERLPEDIIVVVDEAYHEYVTAKDYPDTLQYLKNGRNIIILRTFSKIYGLAGFRIGYGLTKESFVNYMNRVRQPFNTSSLAQRAALFALSDHGHVKESRRINEEGKRFLYKEFKSLCIDYIPTEANFIYIDLKMDSKKIYDRLLKKGVIVRPMGPTQLRITIGLPEENRRFIQTLKEILQKTGRL, from the coding sequence CATTTGTGGTTTATTCAACAATCGTTCAGGCAGCAGGTGGCAGGAGCATACTAGTCCCCCTAAAGAAAGGACGGCACGACTTAGAGACTATGGCATCAAAGATAACCAGTTCTACAAAGTTGGTCTTTATAGCGAGCCCGAATAATCCGACCGGCACAATAAATACAGCTTCAGAATTCGGAAGATTTATGGAGCGCCTTCCTGAGGATATAATAGTTGTGGTAGATGAGGCATATCACGAATATGTAACAGCAAAAGATTACCCTGATACCCTGCAATACCTAAAGAATGGAAGAAATATCATTATACTGAGAACATTCTCCAAGATATACGGGCTTGCAGGTTTTAGGATAGGCTATGGATTAACAAAAGAAAGTTTTGTTAATTATATGAACAGGGTAAGGCAGCCTTTCAATACAAGCTCGCTTGCACAGAGGGCTGCCCTCTTTGCCCTTTCAGATCATGGGCATGTGAAAGAGTCTCGCAGGATAAATGAAGAAGGCAAGAGATTTCTGTATAAAGAATTTAAATCACTATGCATTGATTATATACCTACAGAGGCAAATTTTATCTACATTGACCTTAAAATGGACTCTAAAAAGATATATGATAGACTCTTAAAAAAAGGGGTGATTGTAAGACCGATGGGACCAACACAACTGAGGATAACAATAGGATTACCAGAGGAAAATAGAAGATTCATACAGACATTAAAGGAGATACTACAGAAGACAGGGAGGCTTTAA
- the aroF gene encoding 3-deoxy-7-phosphoheptulonate synthase: protein MIIVLKPDATEEQIKHIVKKLKSLGLTAHISKGVERTIIGAIGDETALRDQPLEVIEGVEKVLPILKPYKLASREFKAEDTTIAIAGRVIGGKRIHVMAGPCAVENKTLLIRIAEEVKTAGATFLRGGAFKPRTSPYTFQGLGEEGLRYLAEVREKTGLPIVTEIMDPRDTKLIMKYADVIQIGARNMQNFRLLTEVGSYDKPVLLKRGLSATIKELLMSAEYIMSKGNHKVILCERGIRTFETETRNTLDLSAIPLLKKLTHLPVIVDPSHGVGKWELVPAMSKAAIAAGADGLIIEVHTNPEEALSDGEQSLKPKLFKQLMVDLAAIASAVGREM, encoded by the coding sequence ATGATAATAGTTCTGAAACCAGATGCGACAGAGGAACAGATAAAACATATCGTCAAAAAACTTAAAAGCTTAGGACTAACTGCTCATATTTCAAAGGGTGTAGAGAGGACTATTATTGGTGCGATTGGTGATGAAACAGCATTAAGGGATCAGCCACTTGAGGTTATCGAAGGTGTTGAGAAGGTACTCCCTATACTAAAGCCCTATAAACTCGCAAGCAGGGAGTTTAAGGCTGAGGATACTACTATCGCTATTGCTGGAAGGGTTATAGGAGGTAAGAGGATTCATGTAATGGCAGGGCCGTGTGCTGTGGAGAATAAGACCTTACTTATAAGGATTGCGGAGGAAGTAAAGACAGCAGGTGCCACCTTTTTAAGGGGTGGGGCGTTTAAGCCAAGGACTTCGCCATATACCTTTCAAGGGCTGGGAGAGGAAGGATTGCGGTATCTGGCTGAGGTCCGGGAAAAGACTGGTCTACCAATAGTTACAGAAATTATGGATCCGAGGGATACCAAACTGATTATGAAGTATGCCGATGTAATACAGATAGGAGCAAGAAATATGCAAAACTTCCGGTTACTTACAGAGGTCGGCTCCTATGATAAACCAGTTCTCCTTAAGAGGGGTCTTTCTGCGACGATCAAAGAACTTCTGATGTCAGCAGAATATATAATGTCAAAAGGTAACCATAAGGTTATTCTCTGTGAACGGGGCATAAGGACATTTGAGACAGAAACACGAAACACATTAGATTTAAGCGCTATACCTTTGTTAAAGAAATTAACCCATCTCCCTGTGATTGTTGATCCAAGCCATGGTGTCGGGAAATGGGAACTCGTTCCAGCAATGTCAAAGGCAGCAATTGCAGCAGGTGCTGACGGACTTATCATTGAGGTTCATACAAATCCAGAAGAGGCACTATCTGACGGTGAACAGTCCCTCAAGCCAAAATTATTTAAACAATTGATGGTAGATCTGGCGGCTATCGCATCGGCTGTGGGAAGGGAGATGTAA
- a CDS encoding prephenate dehydrogenase/arogenate dehydrogenase family protein, with translation MGVHFNRMVIIGVGLIGGSLALTCRRKGLADCIVGVGRNRENLKKAVEIGAIDEFYTEAKKAVIGADIIILCSPVGSFIDILRGIKDKIKKGSTLTDVGSVKGELVGMIEGIIPDGVYYIGGHPITGGERSGIEAVSSYMFDGALCILTPTSKTDMNALKVVRELWEVIGCRVTSMDPWLHDRIFAAVSHLPHIVAFALVNTVARLDAGRYLEYSGGGFRDTTRIASSSPEMWKDICMLNSNNTIEMIELFEQELDMIKRSLQKKRWDLLIEKFVAAKKVRDGL, from the coding sequence ATGGGTGTGCATTTTAACAGGATGGTTATCATAGGGGTAGGGCTTATAGGTGGCTCGTTGGCATTGACATGCAGGAGAAAAGGTCTTGCTGATTGCATAGTCGGCGTTGGGAGAAATAGAGAAAATCTTAAAAAAGCAGTAGAGATAGGTGCGATTGATGAGTTCTATACAGAGGCAAAAAAGGCTGTCATCGGTGCAGATATAATAATCCTTTGCTCACCAGTAGGGAGTTTTATTGATATTCTCAGGGGTATAAAAGATAAAATCAAAAAGGGGAGCACATTGACAGATGTAGGGAGTGTAAAAGGAGAACTGGTTGGCATGATTGAAGGGATAATCCCCGATGGTGTTTATTACATCGGAGGACATCCGATTACAGGTGGAGAACGTTCCGGGATAGAGGCTGTATCTTCTTACATGTTTGATGGTGCCTTGTGCATCCTTACCCCAACGAGCAAGACAGATATGAATGCTTTAAAAGTAGTGAGAGAACTATGGGAAGTGATCGGTTGCAGGGTTACAAGTATGGACCCATGGTTGCATGATAGGATATTTGCAGCAGTGAGTCATCTTCCCCATATCGTTGCATTTGCTTTAGTAAATACCGTAGCAAGATTGGATGCAGGTAGGTATCTTGAATACTCTGGGGGTGGATTTAGAGACACAACGAGGATCGCATCTTCCTCTCCAGAGATGTGGAAAGATATATGTATGTTAAACAGTAACAATACAATCGAAATGATAGAACTTTTTGAACAAGAGCTTGATATGATAAAACGCAGTCTGCAGAAAAAGAGGTGGGATTTGCTTATTGAGAAATTTGTGGCTGCCAAGAAGGTGAGGGATGGATTATAG
- the aroA gene encoding 3-phosphoshikimate 1-carboxyvinyltransferase, producing MDYRQNTEDRGQNLVNSKALRISPVRSLRGTIRVPGDKSISHRAVIISSIAEGKSRIKGFLIAEDTMNTVMAFKKMGVQIDNTNKNCMTIEGKGISGLSEPEDVLNLGNSGTSLRLLSGLLAGQDFFSVLTGDESLRRRPMKRIIEPLTKMGAEILGRGEGSFAPIAIEGRELHPIDHTSPVASAQVKSAVLLAGLTADGKTSVTEPAKSRDHTERMLKGFGVEVEEEGLTVRIKGRATFEGRDINIPGDLSSAAFFIVAGTIVKGSNLTIKDVGLNPTRTGFIDVLKEAGANIRIEELHEVCGEPVGDISIRASQLKGIEIGGDAIPRTIDEFPILCVAFSVADGETIIRDAKELRYKETDRIHAIAIELRKMGIDLDEMDDGLRIRGGRRFSAAVCQSHGDHRVAMALAIAGLVAEGETVIEDTDCINTSFPGFMETLGSLIKIRNGHG from the coding sequence ATGGATTATAGACAGAACACAGAAGACAGAGGACAGAACTTGGTGAATTCTAAGGCTTTAAGGATTTCTCCTGTAAGGTCATTGCGGGGAACTATCAGGGTTCCTGGCGATAAGTCCATATCTCATAGAGCAGTGATTATTTCGTCCATAGCAGAAGGAAAGAGCCGTATAAAGGGTTTTCTGATAGCCGAAGATACAATGAATACCGTGATGGCTTTTAAGAAAATGGGGGTTCAGATAGATAACACAAATAAGAATTGCATGACTATTGAAGGTAAAGGTATTAGTGGACTTTCAGAGCCAGAGGATGTCCTGAATTTAGGTAACTCTGGCACATCTTTGAGGCTACTTTCAGGATTACTTGCGGGACAGGATTTTTTCTCTGTTCTCACAGGGGATGAATCATTGAGAAGAAGACCGATGAAGAGGATTATTGAGCCGCTCACAAAAATGGGCGCAGAGATTTTAGGGAGAGGTGAAGGTAGTTTTGCGCCAATTGCAATAGAAGGGAGGGAATTACATCCTATAGATCACACATCTCCTGTTGCAAGTGCACAGGTAAAATCCGCAGTGCTACTTGCAGGTCTGACTGCTGATGGAAAGACCTCGGTCACAGAGCCTGCAAAATCGAGAGATCATACAGAAAGGATGTTAAAAGGATTTGGCGTTGAAGTGGAAGAGGAGGGATTAACTGTAAGGATAAAAGGGAGAGCCACATTTGAAGGTAGAGATATAAATATTCCTGGAGATCTATCTTCAGCAGCCTTCTTTATCGTGGCAGGAACGATTGTCAAAGGCTCTAATTTAACGATAAAGGATGTGGGATTAAATCCGACAAGGACAGGTTTTATAGATGTACTAAAAGAGGCAGGGGCGAATATAAGGATTGAAGAGTTACATGAAGTCTGTGGAGAGCCAGTCGGGGATATATCGATAAGGGCAAGCCAGCTTAAAGGTATTGAAATAGGAGGAGATGCTATTCCGAGGACGATAGATGAATTCCCAATACTGTGCGTCGCTTTTTCTGTTGCCGATGGTGAAACCATTATCAGGGATGCAAAGGAATTAAGGTATAAAGAGACTGACCGTATACATGCAATAGCGATTGAACTCAGGAAGATGGGTATTGACTTAGATGAGATGGATGATGGATTAAGAATCAGGGGAGGCAGGAGGTTCTCGGCGGCGGTCTGCCAGAGTCATGGTGATCACAGGGTAGCAATGGCACTTGCCATAGCAGGTCTTGTTGCAGAAGGAGAGACTGTGATCGAAGATACAGACTGCATAAATACATCATTTCCCGGGTTTATGGAAACATTGGGGTCGTTAATTAAAATACGGAATGGACATGGGTAA
- the cmk gene encoding (d)CMP kinase has product MGKVIAIDGPSGAGKSTVAGILAQRLGYLYVDTGAIYRSVGWKAKEKNVDINDSASVKELCRSIKIKIDNDRIYVDGCDVTGEIRTPEMGMMASKVSAIPEVRKSLLELQRGFVKEHDVVMEGRDIGTVVFPEASIKFYIDASVIERGKRRLDDLIFSRIDSNLQETVKEIIERDYNDTTREIAPLRKADDSIYIDSTDMSVDEVVEKMLVEISKLKIGFKGQGVKDSSEDLRKQTLEPSNS; this is encoded by the coding sequence ATGGGTAAGGTTATAGCGATAGATGGACCTTCAGGCGCCGGCAAGAGCACTGTAGCAGGGATATTAGCTCAAAGGCTTGGTTATCTATATGTTGATACTGGTGCAATATACCGTTCAGTTGGATGGAAAGCAAAGGAAAAGAATGTCGATATTAATGATAGTGCATCTGTTAAAGAGTTATGCAGATCTATAAAAATCAAGATAGATAATGACCGGATATATGTAGATGGTTGTGATGTGACAGGAGAGATCAGGACTCCTGAGATGGGAATGATGGCATCTAAAGTCTCTGCGATACCTGAGGTAAGGAAATCTCTGCTTGAGTTGCAGAGAGGGTTCGTCAAGGAGCATGATGTAGTAATGGAGGGTAGAGATATAGGAACAGTTGTATTTCCTGAGGCTTCTATTAAGTTCTATATTGACGCTTCAGTTATAGAGAGAGGGAAAAGAAGACTTGATGACCTGATTTTCAGCAGGATTGATTCAAATCTTCAGGAAACGGTTAAAGAAATTATTGAGAGGGACTATAACGATACAACAAGGGAAATTGCACCATTGAGAAAGGCTGATGACTCTATCTATATTGATTCTACAGATATGAGCGTGGATGAGGTGGTTGAGAAAATGCTTGTAGAAATAAGCAAACTTAAAATAGGATTCAAGGGACAAGGGGTCAAGGATTCAAGTGAAGACCTTAGAAAACAAACACTTGAACCCTCGAATTCTTGA
- a CDS encoding lysophospholipid acyltransferase family protein: MGWVLYDVFHVIVYVLARILFRLKVVGDENIPAEGGVIVASNHVSYLDPPLLGCAIKRRVNFMAREELFRMPLLGCLIKKFNAFPVKRDKADRTAIKKAISLLKNGEVVAMFPEGARSEDGLLQKPKPGIGLITTLSGVSVVPTYIKGTEVSMPVGVWNIRFSPVTIYFGEPLNFPLREDYQSIGQKIMDRIAEIKDTVNR, encoded by the coding sequence ATGGGTTGGGTTTTATATGATGTTTTCCATGTTATTGTATATGTGTTAGCCAGGATTTTATTCCGTTTGAAGGTTGTTGGAGATGAAAATATACCAGCAGAGGGGGGGGTCATCGTGGCATCTAATCATGTAAGTTATCTGGATCCTCCACTTCTCGGATGTGCTATAAAGAGACGAGTAAATTTTATGGCAAGGGAAGAACTTTTCAGGATGCCTCTGCTGGGATGTCTTATTAAGAAATTCAATGCATTTCCTGTAAAAAGGGATAAGGCTGATAGGACGGCAATTAAGAAGGCTATCTCACTTCTTAAGAATGGTGAGGTCGTAGCGATGTTCCCAGAGGGGGCAAGAAGTGAAGATGGGTTACTTCAGAAACCGAAACCTGGTATTGGATTGATAACAACCCTCAGTGGTGTGAGTGTGGTTCCCACATATATAAAAGGAACAGAGGTATCAATGCCGGTAGGTGTCTGGAACATAAGATTTTCGCCTGTTACCATTTATTTTGGTGAGCCCCTTAATTTCCCTCTGAGGGAAGATTATCAAAGTATAGGGCAGAAGATAATGGACAGGATTGCAGAGATTAAGGATACTGTGAACAGATGA
- the ispH gene encoding 4-hydroxy-3-methylbut-2-enyl diphosphate reductase: MNIFITKNAGFCFGVKRAINIAFKAAAEDKNGTYTLGPIIHNPQVVQKLADEGVKEIEDINQGNIRSIIIRSHGVRPEVYSDIKTKGYRIIDATCPFVKNAQRHADILKKEGYQVIIIGDKEHPEVKSILGYAGSKAIVVGSVEALQSVKLRKKVGIVAQTTQHYGNVVSIVRECLKTVRELRVFNTICDSTHVRQEATKELAKKVDVMIVVGGRCSANTGRLAEIAREIGTETYHIEVPDELREEWFDGIENVGVTGGASTPDWAINAVIERIKEINKRR; the protein is encoded by the coding sequence ATGAATATATTTATTACAAAGAATGCAGGTTTCTGTTTTGGGGTGAAGAGGGCTATTAATATCGCATTTAAGGCCGCTGCAGAAGATAAAAATGGTACTTATACACTTGGCCCAATCATACATAACCCACAGGTAGTTCAAAAATTGGCAGATGAAGGCGTAAAGGAAATTGAAGATATAAATCAGGGAAATATCAGGAGTATTATAATAAGGTCTCATGGAGTACGGCCAGAGGTATACTCAGATATTAAGACTAAGGGGTATAGGATAATTGATGCTACCTGTCCTTTTGTTAAGAATGCACAGAGACATGCAGATATCCTGAAGAAAGAAGGGTATCAGGTAATAATTATCGGAGATAAAGAACATCCTGAAGTAAAAAGCATCCTGGGATATGCAGGTTCTAAGGCAATTGTTGTGGGGAGTGTAGAAGCACTTCAAAGTGTTAAACTGAGAAAGAAGGTGGGGATTGTAGCTCAAACAACCCAGCATTATGGCAATGTGGTTTCGATTGTCCGTGAGTGTTTAAAAACTGTCAGGGAACTCAGGGTATTTAATACAATCTGTGATTCCACACATGTACGCCAGGAGGCAACAAAAGAACTTGCAAAAAAGGTTGATGTCATGATAGTTGTTGGTGGAAGATGCAGTGCCAATACAGGACGACTTGCAGAAATAGCAAGAGAAATAGGAACAGAGACTTACCATATAGAAGTTCCAGATGAACTCCGTGAAGAATGGTTCGATGGCATAGAGAATGTCGGCGTAACAGGGGGTGCATCTACGCCTGATTGGGCTATAAATGCAGTTATCGAGAGAATAAAAGAGATTAATAAAAGGAGGTAG
- a CDS encoding 30S ribosomal protein S1: protein MDVDKRERIESHEDIQRLYEESFKSIKEGTIVKGKIIQVLQDGVVVDVGYKSEGIIPLQEFQKEELERLSLGSEIDVYIEEWEDAEGNMILSKERANKIKVWEDLTGVCEKGGIVEGKIVAKVKGGMSVDVCGVKAFLPNSHIDVKPPRNIDSLVGKVYQMKVLQVNQRKGNIVLSRRAVLEEEKEKRREETLARLKEGAILKGIVKNITEYGVFIDIGGIDGLLHITDISWGRINHPSEVFMVGDSVKVVVLKYDRVNQRVSLGYKQLTPNPWAEIEQKYPIGKKIKGRVVNITDYGAFVELEEGVEGLIHVSDMSWTQKIKHPSKIVAISDVIEAMVLNIEKENKKIALGMKQIEPNPWETIIEKYKVGQKIEGRIRNMTEFGAFVGLEEGIDGLIHISDISWTKHLKHPSEVLKKGQKVETVVLGIDRDKERISLGLKQLTPDPWEDEIPEKFKVGDAVTGKVVKITDFGIFVEFEEGVEGLIYSSEIDKEPSQKIEDIANLGDKITARIIKVDTSERKIGLSLRAYQKGTGKKKAGK, encoded by the coding sequence ATGGATGTTGATAAAAGAGAACGTATAGAAAGCCATGAAGATATTCAAAGACTTTACGAAGAATCCTTCAAAAGTATAAAAGAAGGAACGATTGTTAAAGGTAAGATCATTCAGGTCTTGCAGGATGGTGTGGTGGTTGATGTAGGTTATAAATCTGAGGGTATAATTCCCCTTCAGGAATTTCAGAAAGAAGAACTTGAGCGTTTATCTCTCGGAAGCGAGATAGATGTGTATATAGAGGAGTGGGAAGACGCTGAAGGGAATATGATATTATCTAAGGAAAGGGCAAACAAGATAAAGGTGTGGGAGGATTTGACAGGTGTGTGTGAAAAAGGAGGGATTGTTGAGGGTAAGATAGTGGCGAAGGTCAAAGGAGGGATGTCTGTAGATGTTTGTGGAGTAAAGGCATTCTTACCTAACTCACATATAGATGTAAAACCACCCAGGAATATAGATTCACTTGTTGGTAAGGTTTACCAGATGAAGGTCTTGCAGGTAAATCAGAGAAAAGGTAACATCGTGCTTTCGAGAAGGGCTGTATTAGAGGAAGAGAAAGAAAAAAGAAGGGAAGAGACACTTGCCAGACTTAAAGAAGGTGCTATCTTGAAAGGTATCGTGAAGAATATAACGGAATATGGCGTCTTTATAGATATTGGTGGTATAGATGGGCTTCTTCATATTACTGACATCTCATGGGGAAGGATAAATCATCCTTCAGAGGTATTTATGGTCGGTGACAGTGTAAAGGTTGTTGTCCTAAAATATGACAGGGTAAACCAACGTGTATCACTCGGTTATAAACAGTTAACCCCTAATCCATGGGCTGAGATTGAGCAAAAATACCCCATAGGCAAGAAAATAAAAGGCAGGGTAGTAAATATTACCGATTATGGAGCATTCGTAGAATTAGAAGAAGGCGTAGAAGGACTGATTCATGTATCAGATATGTCTTGGACTCAGAAGATAAAGCATCCCTCAAAGATTGTTGCGATAAGCGATGTTATAGAAGCAATGGTTCTTAATATAGAAAAGGAAAATAAAAAGATAGCCCTCGGAATGAAACAGATTGAGCCTAATCCATGGGAAACAATTATTGAGAAATACAAAGTGGGGCAAAAGATTGAAGGAAGGATCAGAAATATGACCGAATTTGGTGCCTTTGTAGGGTTGGAAGAAGGGATTGATGGGCTTATCCATATATCAGATATCTCATGGACGAAACATTTAAAACATCCTTCAGAGGTGCTTAAGAAAGGGCAGAAGGTTGAGACAGTTGTACTGGGGATTGATAGGGATAAAGAACGAATTTCCCTCGGACTCAAGCAGCTTACACCCGATCCGTGGGAGGATGAAATACCAGAAAAATTTAAGGTGGGGGATGCGGTAACAGGGAAGGTTGTAAAGATAACAGATTTCGGTATCTTTGTAGAATTTGAAGAGGGTGTTGAAGGACTGATCTATTCCTCTGAAATAGATAAAGAGCCATCACAAAAGATAGAAGACATTGCAAATCTCGGAGATAAGATCACAGCAAGGATTATAAAGGTAGATACTTCGGAGAGAAAGATAGGTCTCAGTCTGAGGGCTTATCAAAAAGGTACAGGTAAAAAGAAGGCAGGAAAATGA
- the sppA gene encoding signal peptide peptidase SppA: MNWRHFIKVSLITIVIVAFVSLIMTLIVEKKGVISRDKVALIRIEGVILSSKDVIEQLKKYDKDPTVKAIVLRIDSPGGGVVPAQEIYEEVKKIRDKNGKKVVASMGSMAASGGYYIACATEKIVANSGSITGSIGVVLELANIEKLMEKIGVKSIVIKSGKYKDIGSVFKEMSTEERRLLQSVIDDIHQQFIDAVAEGRKLKREKVVAIADGRIFTGKLAKEMGLIDTLGTLEDTIKLAAELSGIKGEPKVVTEEKKLGILSILKGTLIDGISKEYPQRKINLQYIYSP; the protein is encoded by the coding sequence ATGAACTGGAGGCATTTCATAAAGGTCAGTCTTATCACGATTGTAATTGTCGCTTTTGTTTCACTGATTATGACACTTATTGTGGAGAAGAAAGGTGTTATCTCTAGAGATAAAGTTGCATTGATCAGGATAGAAGGTGTGATACTCAGCTCAAAGGATGTAATTGAACAGCTTAAAAAATATGATAAGGATCCAACAGTTAAGGCTATTGTGCTGAGAATAGATAGTCCTGGAGGAGGGGTTGTTCCTGCCCAGGAAATTTACGAGGAGGTGAAAAAGATAAGAGATAAAAACGGGAAAAAAGTAGTGGCATCTATGGGTTCAATGGCAGCATCGGGAGGTTATTATATAGCCTGTGCAACAGAAAAGATCGTAGCAAATTCAGGATCTATTACAGGAAGTATAGGAGTTGTATTAGAGCTTGCAAACATAGAGAAACTGATGGAAAAGATCGGGGTCAAGAGTATAGTGATCAAAAGTGGGAAATATAAGGATATTGGTTCTGTATTTAAAGAGATGAGTACAGAAGAACGAAGGCTTCTACAGAGTGTTATTGATGATATTCACCAGCAGTTCATAGATGCGGTTGCAGAAGGAAGAAAGTTGAAAAGGGAAAAGGTTGTAGCCATTGCTGATGGCAGGATATTTACAGGAAAACTGGCAAAGGAAATGGGACTGATAGATACTCTTGGAACACTTGAGGATACAATAAAATTAGCTGCTGAGCTGAGTGGTATAAAGGGTGAACCAAAGGTGGTTACAGAAGAGAAAAAGTTAGGTATACTTTCAATACTGAAGGGAACTCTTATAGATGGAATATCTAAGGAATATCCTCAGAGAAAAATAAATCTTCAATATATATATAGTCCATAA
- a CDS encoding integration host factor subunit beta: MTKSQLIEKISERVDSLTKKDTEVIINIVFGSIKDALSRGDKVEIRGFGSFSLRHRREREGRNPKTGQGVSVPAKKTPFFKPGKELRELVNS, translated from the coding sequence ATGACCAAGTCACAGCTTATCGAAAAAATATCTGAACGGGTTGACAGCCTGACAAAGAAGGACACAGAGGTAATTATAAATATAGTATTTGGCAGCATAAAAGATGCCCTTTCAAGGGGAGACAAGGTAGAAATAAGAGGTTTTGGGAGTTTCAGTTTAAGGCACAGAAGAGAGCGGGAAGGGAGAAATCCAAAGACAGGACAGGGCGTGAGTGTTCCTGCTAAAAAAACTCCATTCTTTAAGCCAGGGAAGGAATTAAGGGAACTTGTGAATAGCTAA